One Planctomycetaceae bacterium genomic region harbors:
- the ispE gene encoding 4-(cytidine 5'-diphospho)-2-C-methyl-D-erythritol kinase, whose protein sequence is MNREILPQFESSEKGLLVRAPAKINLSLLIADKRPDNYHNLETVMAKIAFYDEIFLETGQSSKLELVCKGNWSPEGKDNLVYKAAEFFYKAIEKEPDVKITLTKNIPAGSGLGGASSDAASTVLALNKLHNEILHENKLYDICAQLGSDVSFFLNGPLALCTGRGEKVEKIDKKFGFLLILILPNINISTKRVYEAYKVDMNRFNELSQKIRGYISDNKITLIPKLCANMLAKTCFLVDNNLALLQVKIREMTERPVCLSGSGSALFVLSDDVSYHDVDILRSEMSSRNCNCIIVSSNEW, encoded by the coding sequence GAGAAATTCTTCCTCAATTCGAGTCGTCAGAAAAAGGCCTGCTTGTAAGAGCGCCCGCAAAAATAAATCTTTCACTTCTCATCGCTGACAAACGGCCGGACAACTATCACAATCTTGAGACAGTAATGGCCAAGATAGCATTTTATGATGAAATATTTCTCGAAACAGGACAGTCGTCCAAATTGGAACTTGTTTGCAAAGGCAACTGGTCGCCGGAAGGAAAAGATAATCTTGTTTATAAAGCAGCAGAGTTTTTTTACAAAGCTATTGAAAAAGAACCTGATGTGAAAATCACTCTGACAAAAAATATTCCTGCAGGTTCTGGACTTGGCGGAGCAAGCAGTGATGCCGCTTCAACAGTGCTTGCGCTCAATAAATTGCATAACGAAATATTGCATGAAAACAAACTTTATGATATTTGCGCTCAATTAGGCAGCGATGTTTCATTTTTTTTAAATGGGCCTTTGGCACTGTGCACTGGCAGGGGAGAGAAAGTGGAAAAGATAGATAAAAAATTTGGCTTTTTATTAATTCTGATTTTGCCGAATATAAACATTTCCACTAAAAGGGTTTACGAGGCTTATAAAGTAGATATGAATCGTTTCAACGAGTTAAGCCAAAAAATCAGGGGTTATATATCCGACAACAAAATTACATTAATTCCAAAATTGTGCGCAAATATGCTTGCTAAAACGTGCTTTTTAGTAGATAATAACCTTGCTCTATTGCAGGTAAAGATTCGGGAGATGACAGAGAGGCCTGTATGCCTTAGCGGCAGCGGTTCGGCACTGTTTGTTTTATCTGATGATGTAAGCTACCATGATGTTGATATTTTACGAAGCGAAATGAGTTCGCGCAACTGCAATTGTATAATTGTATCCAGCAATGAATGGTAG
- a CDS encoding SpoVG family protein encodes MEITEVRVKLIANKDERLKAFCSMTIDNSFVTRDIKVIMGTNGYFVAMPSRKMSDHCPKCGGKNHLRARFCNNCGASLGEERAKKDFKGRMKLHADIAHPINAQCRQMIQDTIVKAFEEELEKSKQPGYKPVEFDEPDDEVPDEVSEHL; translated from the coding sequence ATGGAGATTACAGAAGTACGAGTCAAGTTGATTGCCAACAAAGACGAACGGCTCAAGGCGTTTTGTTCAATGACGATTGATAACTCATTTGTCACCCGCGACATTAAAGTTATCATGGGCACCAACGGTTATTTCGTCGCAATGCCTTCGAGGAAAATGAGCGATCATTGTCCGAAGTGCGGTGGGAAAAATCATCTTAGGGCAAGATTCTGCAACAACTGCGGTGCATCCCTTGGCGAAGAGAGAGCCAAAAAAGATTTTAAAGGGAGAATGAAACTGCACGCAGATATCGCCCATCCCATCAACGCACAGTGCAGACAGATGATTCAGGACACAATCGTCAAAGCCTTCGAAGAAGAGTTGGAGAAATCCAAACAGCCCGGCTATAAGCCAGTCGAGTTCGATGAACCCGATGACGAAGTACCGGATGAGGTGTCCGAACATTTGTAA
- a CDS encoding beta galactosidase jelly roll domain-containing protein: MLKKIVFRSLSAIILLSSTVYSEVKVASLFCDHMVLQQKCDAPIWGWAMPGEEVTIQPSWLQEPVTSTTDKEGSWKTAIKTPSAGGPYTIKITGKNEITISDVLIGEVWICSGQSNMEVSMGWLGTKRSKQDIAQAKNTNIRIIGVKYRYSLFEEKDCGLSWNTWLPATSEHVQGFSAVGYYFGKRLQEELNVPIGLIATHWGGTPAESWMDLDSIKKFKRMETASEILTDVRKENEDPDIAFGKILDSWLKKIAADDIGSKEKWYAANADDSNWTNIELPCWWSSSSLKDAHGAVWFRKEFTLPAITSNMQLDLGKIDDIDSVWINDHYIGTTIGCDVARAYRVPAEYVSEGKNVITIRVIDTGGDGGFTGEKDSLKISFVSKKQISLAGTWKYKKSNPKTDWSEPRFSGLNQNFPTALFNGMVAPIIPFRIAGVIWYQGEANVWAPIEYRTLFPAMINCWRTRWDEGKFPFYYVQIAPWDYGDSYFSQALREAQTMTLSEPNTGMAITMDIGEEKDIHPKNKHDVGDRLARWALNRTYGRTDVVCSGPIYREMKIEGNSIRVFFSYAQDGLAVKGSELSDFTIAGEDKIFYPAKAIIDGQTVRVSSPQVEKPVAVRYGWSNCAQPNLYNREFLPASSFRTDDWELK; this comes from the coding sequence ATGTTGAAGAAAATTGTTTTCAGAAGTTTATCGGCAATCATACTTTTATCATCAACCGTTTACAGCGAAGTAAAAGTCGCCTCACTTTTCTGCGACCACATGGTACTGCAGCAGAAATGTGATGCGCCGATTTGGGGCTGGGCTATGCCGGGCGAAGAAGTTACAATTCAGCCAAGTTGGCTCCAAGAACCTGTAACCTCAACAACGGATAAAGAAGGAAGCTGGAAAACCGCGATTAAAACTCCTTCGGCAGGCGGCCCTTACACAATTAAAATCACAGGCAAGAACGAAATCACAATATCCGATGTTTTGATTGGAGAAGTCTGGATATGTTCAGGCCAGTCGAATATGGAAGTGTCGATGGGATGGCTCGGTACAAAGAGAAGCAAACAAGATATCGCGCAGGCTAAAAATACAAACATTAGAATCATCGGCGTAAAATACAGATATTCATTATTTGAGGAAAAGGATTGCGGCTTATCATGGAACACCTGGCTGCCGGCGACAAGTGAGCACGTACAGGGTTTCTCCGCTGTTGGTTATTATTTCGGCAAACGGCTTCAGGAAGAATTGAACGTCCCGATTGGTTTAATCGCCACACATTGGGGCGGCACACCCGCTGAAAGCTGGATGGACCTCGACTCAATTAAAAAGTTCAAGAGAATGGAAACCGCTTCGGAAATTTTAACGGATGTCAGAAAGGAAAACGAAGACCCTGATATCGCATTCGGAAAAATTTTGGACAGTTGGCTCAAAAAAATTGCCGCTGACGACATCGGCTCAAAAGAAAAATGGTATGCCGCGAATGCTGACGACAGTAATTGGACGAACATTGAACTGCCGTGCTGGTGGTCAAGCTCTTCGTTGAAAGACGCTCACGGTGCAGTCTGGTTCAGAAAAGAATTTACGCTGCCAGCGATTACATCCAATATGCAGCTCGATTTAGGAAAAATCGACGACATTGACAGCGTTTGGATAAACGACCATTACATCGGCACAACTATCGGCTGCGATGTTGCCAGAGCGTATAGAGTGCCCGCCGAATATGTAAGCGAAGGAAAGAACGTAATAACAATCCGCGTTATCGACACCGGCGGCGACGGCGGTTTCACAGGCGAAAAAGATTCTTTGAAAATCAGCTTCGTGAGCAAAAAGCAAATCAGCCTGGCCGGAACGTGGAAGTACAAAAAATCGAATCCGAAAACAGACTGGTCGGAGCCGAGATTTTCAGGCCTGAATCAGAATTTCCCGACCGCGTTATTTAATGGAATGGTCGCACCGATTATTCCGTTTAGAATCGCCGGCGTAATATGGTATCAGGGTGAAGCGAATGTTTGGGCGCCGATTGAATACAGAACGCTGTTCCCCGCTATGATTAATTGCTGGCGTACCAGATGGGACGAAGGCAAGTTTCCGTTTTATTATGTTCAAATCGCGCCGTGGGATTATGGCGACAGCTATTTCAGCCAGGCTCTTCGTGAAGCGCAGACGATGACATTGTCCGAGCCGAACACAGGAATGGCCATTACAATGGACATCGGCGAAGAAAAGGATATCCACCCAAAAAACAAACACGACGTCGGCGACAGACTCGCTCGCTGGGCATTGAATAGAACTTACGGCAGAACAGACGTTGTTTGTTCAGGCCCGATATATAGAGAAATGAAAATCGAAGGCAATTCAATTAGAGTATTCTTCAGCTACGCGCAAGACGGCCTTGCTGTCAAAGGCAGCGAGTTAAGTGATTTCACAATTGCCGGCGAAGACAAAATATTTTATCCCGCCAAAGCTATTATCGACGGTCAAACCGTTCGCGTTTCAAGTCCGCAGGTTGAAAAACCCGTCGCCGTCCGATACGGCTGGAGCAATTGCGCACAGCCTAATTTATACAATAGGGAATTTCTGCCCGCGTCGTCATTCAGAACAGACGATTGGGAATTAAAATAA
- a CDS encoding GDSL-type esterase/lipase family protein, giving the protein MKHNTKVVTYLFAITCALLSSGCLSEQQTNTQRQALNKQSIENYTHPDRWKDDIQKFIDSDKQTSPPQNAVLFVGSSSIRMWDTKKFFPDIETINRGFGGSFVIDSLYYADQIILPYKPKTIVFYAGDNDTVCNKPSEMIAADFQSLFYKVRQTLPETRIIYISIKPSISRWNYWPQMIETNKLIEIFCKKQQNIHFVDVSKVLLDSDGKPRKDLLKDDGLHLNDKGYELWTSLVRPLIDK; this is encoded by the coding sequence ATGAAGCATAATACAAAAGTTGTAACTTATTTATTTGCAATTACTTGCGCACTGCTCTCCAGCGGATGCCTAAGCGAGCAGCAGACAAACACACAGCGGCAAGCTTTAAATAAACAATCCATTGAGAATTACACACACCCTGACAGGTGGAAAGATGACATACAAAAATTTATTGATAGCGACAAACAAACATCCCCGCCGCAAAATGCTGTGCTTTTCGTCGGCAGTTCGAGCATAAGAATGTGGGACACAAAGAAGTTCTTCCCTGACATTGAAACAATCAATCGCGGTTTTGGCGGTTCGTTTGTTATTGACTCCTTATATTACGCAGACCAGATAATTCTGCCGTACAAGCCAAAGACTATTGTCTTTTACGCCGGCGATAACGACACAGTTTGCAACAAACCCTCCGAGATGATTGCGGCAGACTTTCAGTCCTTATTCTATAAGGTTCGCCAGACCCTGCCGGAAACAAGAATCATCTATATTTCGATTAAACCCAGCATTAGCAGGTGGAATTATTGGCCGCAGATGATTGAAACAAATAAATTGATTGAAATTTTCTGCAAAAAACAGCAAAATATACACTTCGTAGATGTTTCAAAGGTTCTGCTCGATTCTGACGGCAAGCCGCGCAAAGATTTGTTGAAAGATGACGGCCTGCATTTGAACGACAAAGGCTATGAACTTTGGACATCGCTTGTAAGACCTTTAATTGATAAATAA
- a CDS encoding LacI family transcriptional regulator yields MILAVGVSSLKDVAQAANVSVPTVSRILRNKNLSRFSEETRNKVCEAATKLRYRPNMLVKGLQTGLTHTVGVMVPPFDSYWSSILYGIHDTLITVDFVPINLWVRHGDNFSSSGPVDDLEQIHRLIDRRIDGVIMWPPITPDFYAHNEELSARNVPVVTIDHELPIEFGANSVTTNEEHGAHLVAKHLLDLGHRRIAHLGDVGLETYSWAQRRRKFFENEINAVEGASCFAVEKPKNTDGLEIAKKILTANPRPTAVYAASDSLARYIYLAAAELKLRIPEDVSVVGFADLDFAAFMMPPLTSVRQKGYEVGRRAAKLLINRIQGKFAQDGTQNIVMNCELVVRGSTAPIQSV; encoded by the coding sequence ATGATTTTGGCGGTAGGCGTATCAAGTTTGAAAGATGTAGCACAGGCGGCAAACGTTTCTGTTCCGACGGTTTCTCGAATTCTGCGGAACAAAAATCTTTCGAGATTCTCTGAAGAGACGCGAAATAAAGTTTGTGAAGCAGCTACAAAACTTCGCTATCGGCCGAATATGTTAGTCAAAGGTCTTCAAACGGGATTGACGCACACAGTCGGCGTGATGGTTCCGCCTTTTGATTCTTACTGGTCTTCAATTCTTTACGGCATTCACGATACACTCATCACAGTTGATTTTGTTCCGATTAATCTTTGGGTTCGCCACGGCGATAATTTTTCGAGCAGCGGACCTGTTGACGACCTTGAACAAATTCACAGGCTGATTGACAGACGTATTGACGGCGTAATAATGTGGCCGCCGATAACACCTGACTTTTATGCGCACAATGAAGAACTTTCGGCAAGAAATGTTCCGGTAGTAACAATTGACCATGAACTGCCGATAGAATTCGGCGCCAATTCGGTAACAACAAACGAAGAACACGGCGCACATCTTGTGGCAAAACACTTACTTGATTTGGGACATCGCCGCATAGCACATCTGGGCGATGTGGGCCTTGAGACATATAGCTGGGCACAGAGACGACGGAAGTTTTTTGAAAATGAAATCAACGCGGTTGAAGGCGCTTCGTGTTTTGCGGTAGAAAAGCCGAAAAACACGGACGGCCTTGAAATCGCCAAGAAGATATTAACAGCTAATCCACGTCCGACAGCAGTATATGCGGCCAGTGATTCGCTCGCCCGTTATATTTATCTCGCGGCAGCGGAACTTAAATTGCGGATACCGGAAGATGTATCTGTTGTTGGTTTCGCGGACCTTGATTTCGCTGCGTTTATGATGCCGCCGCTGACATCGGTAAGGCAAAAGGGGTATGAAGTAGGTCGCAGAGCGGCCAAGCTTCTGATTAACCGTATCCAGGGGAAATTCGCCCAGGATGGGACTCAAAACATTGTGATGAATTGCGAACTGGTTGTGCGTGGTTCCACCGCACCTATACAATCAGTTTAA
- a CDS encoding LamG domain-containing protein, with protein MKKSVAFKEVSVMKIRYSIISLVLILAVCSLSQAATKVLEWKFDGDLTDASGNGINGTAYAYTGTTALSYTAGVSGQAIVSDGNQSSYTTSASTAVLPLLAADTWTVNFWVCPTTNPIRNWGLAYCLGNRPNSYDGFAAGTSRAIYSQTNNITFTEGPDNGGGGKYVSTGIPFDVGQWQMITTTYDGMRVRIYKNGLLIGSRDDVVFADAPGEVRVPAYAWGGYNFLAGKYDEFTVWRGAMTRDEILDMIIPGVLPEVELFDEVVYYTMDDPVDGTIQKMPDHSGKVYDGNLYGYSTPSTDWVEAGKKGGSLVFEGGQAVDLPVGVSVSQYAQYSVAFWFKSGYQPYNTAFYSEKATGVGSSFVIRGDAGDTGAIRIYSKDASYNSQYSLYYDASDYMDGDTWHHLAFTTDGNEARFYLDGEVVASCSGYNSCTKGAMSGSVGYSWEAQGFLGAWGETYVDEFHMYKGTLSQENILALMAEGNIDNDLDVDFVDFAQLAEQWFENTTGTAGTTYVADDMEGNITGWAVYPSSTYTGTGTINLTSNAYAGSGALQWNYSLPELAGGNYSSIVFDLGSAKDLSVYNAMKVYLYRHNGNTSEDLMYLKFIDASQNVIAEKWIEGPNSVILPVDEWDEWFINLDKKLATSGGSSYVDKTALTGIRYIMIGCGGTKSTARTGIIDIDDMKFVKYPTCSSFLTGDIDIADCKDCKVNMKDLATFTEDWLVGVE; from the coding sequence ATGAAAAAATCAGTAGCTTTTAAGGAGGTAAGTGTTATGAAAATAAGGTATTCAATAATTTCGTTAGTTTTAATTCTGGCGGTTTGCAGCCTTTCACAGGCGGCAACAAAGGTTCTTGAATGGAAATTCGACGGCGATCTTACTGATGCGAGCGGTAATGGTATAAATGGTACTGCATACGCATATACCGGTACGACAGCTCTGTCTTATACCGCTGGTGTAAGTGGTCAGGCGATTGTATCGGACGGTAATCAAAGTTCTTATACGACATCTGCAAGCACCGCAGTTCTTCCCCTGCTTGCGGCAGATACTTGGACGGTTAATTTCTGGGTTTGTCCAACAACGAATCCTATTCGTAACTGGGGACTTGCGTATTGTTTGGGAAACAGGCCAAACAGTTATGATGGTTTTGCAGCTGGCACATCACGGGCTATTTATTCGCAGACAAATAACATAACATTTACTGAAGGTCCGGATAATGGCGGCGGCGGTAAATATGTTTCCACAGGCATTCCGTTCGATGTCGGCCAGTGGCAGATGATTACGACAACCTATGATGGCATGAGAGTTAGAATATATAAAAATGGTCTGCTCATCGGCTCACGTGATGATGTTGTTTTTGCAGATGCACCCGGCGAAGTCAGAGTACCTGCTTACGCATGGGGCGGATATAACTTCCTTGCCGGTAAATATGATGAATTCACAGTATGGCGCGGCGCAATGACGCGGGATGAGATTTTAGATATGATCATTCCAGGTGTTCTGCCGGAAGTCGAACTGTTTGATGAAGTTGTTTACTACACTATGGATGACCCGGTTGACGGGACGATACAGAAAATGCCGGATCATTCCGGTAAGGTCTACGATGGCAATCTGTATGGTTATTCAACACCATCTACAGATTGGGTTGAAGCAGGCAAAAAGGGCGGCAGTCTTGTATTTGAAGGCGGTCAGGCTGTTGACCTTCCGGTTGGGGTGAGCGTGTCACAGTATGCACAATATTCCGTTGCATTCTGGTTCAAGTCCGGTTACCAGCCTTACAATACGGCTTTCTATTCAGAAAAGGCTACTGGCGTCGGAAGCTCATTTGTTATCCGTGGTGATGCCGGCGATACCGGAGCCATAAGAATTTACAGCAAAGATGCATCTTACAACTCACAGTACAGCCTCTATTATGATGCATCAGATTATATGGACGGCGACACATGGCATCATCTGGCATTTACAACAGACGGAAATGAAGCAAGATTTTATCTGGATGGTGAAGTTGTAGCATCATGCAGTGGTTATAATTCATGCACCAAAGGCGCTATGAGCGGCAGCGTTGGTTACAGTTGGGAAGCACAGGGGTTCCTTGGCGCCTGGGGCGAAACTTATGTTGACGAGTTCCATATGTATAAAGGGACGCTTTCACAGGAAAATATTTTGGCGTTGATGGCAGAAGGCAATATCGACAACGATTTAGATGTTGATTTTGTGGACTTTGCACAACTTGCCGAGCAGTGGTTCGAGAATACTACTGGCACAGCAGGCACAACTTATGTTGCTGATGATATGGAAGGCAATATAACCGGCTGGGCAGTATATCCAAGCAGTACATATACAGGCACTGGTACAATCAATCTTACATCAAATGCTTATGCAGGCAGCGGCGCTTTGCAGTGGAATTACAGTTTGCCGGAACTTGCAGGCGGTAACTACTCAAGTATTGTGTTTGACCTCGGTTCGGCCAAAGACTTGAGCGTATATAACGCTATGAAAGTTTACCTCTACAGACACAATGGTAATACAAGCGAAGATTTGATGTATCTGAAATTTATCGACGCATCACAGAATGTTATAGCTGAAAAATGGATAGAAGGCCCGAACTCGGTAATCCTTCCTGTTGATGAGTGGGATGAATGGTTCATCAATCTCGACAAAAAACTTGCGACATCTGGCGGCTCAAGCTATGTAGATAAAACAGCACTCACAGGTATTCGGTATATCATGATAGGCTGCGGCGGCACCAAGTCAACAGCACGTACAGGCATCATTGATATAGACGACATGAAATTTGTAAAATATCCAACTTGTTCATCATTCCTCACAGGCGATATTGATATTGCTGACTGTAAAGACTGCAAAGTTAATATGAAAGATTTGGCAACCTTTACGGAAGACTGGCTGGTTGGTGTAGAGTAA
- a CDS encoding prepilin-type N-terminal cleavage/methylation domain-containing protein gives MRAKKAFTLVELLVVISIIAILLAVLMPALNKAKEQGRMVICRSNLKGMVMGAALWSNEHDGYVIAGDWFKDKGDNGKESSLGPYIGVEPGRKSSIMTCPTAVHSRFFKTDPAFETDATRYTFAENGYLTYNFSTEGSPGRKGVDSTVRGSGGWVGVGDVYWTEHGMNKLIEIRQPAQTVYFIDHEYYFANSWVFNPRKTIAELSKAHPDYKFQTRWHNKKPKNDYGVGDIGWVDGHASIEPSDMAGLDSDGTERWRYYFYKH, from the coding sequence ATGAGAGCAAAAAAAGCTTTCACATTAGTAGAGTTGTTAGTCGTAATCTCTATTATTGCTATTCTGTTGGCGGTTCTTATGCCGGCGCTGAACAAAGCAAAAGAGCAGGGACGAATGGTTATATGCCGATCTAATTTGAAAGGCATGGTAATGGGCGCCGCTCTCTGGTCGAACGAGCATGACGGTTATGTAATTGCCGGCGACTGGTTCAAAGACAAAGGCGATAACGGCAAAGAAAGTTCACTTGGACCGTATATCGGCGTAGAGCCCGGCAGAAAAAGCAGCATTATGACTTGTCCGACAGCAGTACACTCAAGATTTTTCAAAACAGATCCTGCGTTCGAAACAGACGCCACACGATACACATTCGCCGAGAATGGCTATCTGACATACAATTTCAGTACTGAAGGCAGCCCGGGCAGAAAAGGTGTCGATTCAACCGTAAGAGGTTCCGGCGGCTGGGTAGGCGTGGGCGATGTTTATTGGACAGAGCACGGGATGAATAAACTTATTGAAATCAGACAGCCTGCACAAACAGTATATTTCATCGACCATGAATACTATTTTGCCAACTCATGGGTGTTCAATCCGCGTAAAACTATTGCGGAACTTTCAAAAGCGCATCCTGATTACAAGTTTCAGACCCGCTGGCACAACAAAAAACCAAAGAATGATTATGGCGTTGGTGATATAGGCTGGGTTGATGGTCATGCGAGTATTGAACCGAGCGATATGGCCGGGCTCGACAGTGATGGTACGGAACGCTGGAGATATTATTTCTATAAACACTAA
- a CDS encoding LamG domain-containing protein, with product MKKLLSLMLVVVLMSTVAFGATLKLEWKFENNALDTSGQGINGSYFGTSAFTDGIVDRAFVSSGSNSIYKTGISSSLLPIAAADAWSVNIWVKPDDTPSDWNVLFAIGNKPSGNATNSSRAVYSNATGDIVFTDGTGLGGHFLVGTAKYEVDAWQMITATYDGTNVTLYKNGQNIGSLAFTFTTAPGEVRVPTNPGWSTFMSGAFDEFTIWSGCLTGSEVSAMYKAIVPEPATMTILALGGLLLRRRK from the coding sequence ATGAAGAAGTTGTTAAGTTTAATGTTGGTTGTTGTTCTTATGAGTACTGTTGCTTTCGGCGCTACACTCAAACTTGAGTGGAAGTTCGAAAACAATGCTCTTGATACCAGTGGTCAGGGCATTAATGGTTCTTATTTCGGCACGTCTGCGTTTACAGATGGTATCGTTGACAGAGCGTTTGTTTCGAGCGGCTCGAACAGTATTTACAAAACCGGTATTTCATCGAGTTTGCTTCCTATCGCGGCTGCGGATGCCTGGAGCGTCAATATCTGGGTAAAGCCGGATGATACACCGAGTGATTGGAATGTTCTGTTTGCAATCGGCAATAAGCCGAGCGGCAATGCGACAAATTCGTCGAGAGCTGTATATTCAAACGCGACCGGCGATATTGTTTTCACCGACGGTACAGGTTTGGGCGGACATTTTCTCGTCGGTACTGCAAAATATGAAGTAGACGCGTGGCAGATGATTACGGCAACTTATGACGGTACGAATGTAACACTGTACAAAAATGGTCAAAACATTGGCTCGCTGGCATTTACATTCACAACAGCTCCGGGCGAAGTACGCGTTCCAACGAATCCGGGCTGGAGTACATTTATGTCAGGCGCTTTCGATGAATTCACAATCTGGAGCGGATGCTTAACAGGCAGCGAAGTTTCTGCAATGTACAAAGCAATCGTTCCGGAACCGGCAACAATGACGATTCTCGCTCTTGGCGGACTTTTGTTAAGAAGACGTAAATAA
- a CDS encoding PEP-CTERM sorting domain-containing protein, which translates to MKKFVCLLVVMVLAAGANAGWINLDNFESYADSAALNSSWVVKTDGGVTPIIETLENDGDNYMKLYKNTTGNGAGYMQTRYLLPGGVWQNHGVNLTYLGITDIKFDSKVTDKACDYLQFSLVDCWGYAVTSTVNLPTSTGNVHDWATTDPINLASILIAGKNFENVYAISLTLKNTYSGVGDVLIDNVMVMVPEPATMSILALGGLLLRKRK; encoded by the coding sequence ATGAAGAAGTTTGTATGTTTGTTAGTAGTTATGGTACTTGCAGCTGGAGCGAATGCGGGATGGATCAATTTAGACAATTTCGAGTCGTATGCCGACAGCGCAGCGCTGAATTCGTCATGGGTAGTTAAAACAGATGGAGGAGTAACACCGATTATTGAAACATTGGAAAATGACGGCGACAATTACATGAAACTATATAAAAATACTACTGGTAATGGTGCAGGCTATATGCAGACAAGGTACCTATTGCCCGGCGGTGTATGGCAAAATCATGGTGTTAATTTGACATACCTAGGAATCACGGACATTAAATTCGATAGTAAAGTAACGGACAAAGCTTGCGACTACCTCCAGTTTTCTCTTGTTGATTGCTGGGGCTATGCAGTGACAAGTACCGTTAACCTGCCAACTTCCACTGGTAACGTACATGATTGGGCGACAACTGATCCTATAAATTTAGCATCCATTCTAATTGCTGGCAAGAACTTCGAGAATGTATACGCCATTTCCCTTACACTGAAGAACACATATAGTGGCGTTGGTGATGTGTTGATTGACAATGTTATGGTGATGGTTCCGGAGCCTGCAACGATGTCGATTCTTGCACTGGGTGGACTCTTGTTAAGGAAACGTAAATAA